CCTCGCTTCAAAGATCAAAGGTCTCCAAATCCCTGAAAAAGGTGATTCTGGAGAAGTACAGCAGCAGTTGATAGAAATCATCCGCAGTTACCGCACAGAACGGACAAAGGGAGTCATTGCCCAGTTCAGCAGAAACAACTATGACGAAACCTTGTTTTTCAGTCGCATAGGAAGCGGTTCGCTTGGGGGCAAAGGAAGAGGACTGGCCTTCATTGACATGGAACTTCGTTCCAGTGGGATTTTGGACAAATATCCAAACATTTACCTGTCCATTCCCAGAACAGTCGTTGTCACCACAGACCAATTCTCCCAGTTCCTCGAAGACAATGCCTTGACTGATATCATTTCCAGCGAAATGCCTGACAATAACCTTCTGAAAATATTTCTGTCAAAGCCCTTGTCCTCGGAATTGGTTCTCAACCTGAGCGAAATCATACAGGTAATCCGTCAGCCAATCTCAGTGAGGTCCTCCTCATTACTCGAAGACTCCCACTTCCAGCCGTTTGCCGGAGTATACGAAACCTGCATGATTCCTAATTGCGGGAATGATAAGCAACGCCTGGACGAGCTTTGCGATGCAATCCGGTGTGTCTGGGCCTCGACCTTTTTCCGCAGGGCCAAGGAATACCTGAAAGCAACCGACCATATGATGGAAGACGAGAAAATGGCGGTTGTCATCCAGCAGGTAATCGGGAGCGAACATGGGTCCTACTGGTATCCCAACATCAGTGGGGTTGCCCGATCCTTGAACTATTATCCGATCGGAGGAGAAAAACCCGAGGACGGGGTTGGAATGCTCTCCTTCGGCTTTGGAAAATCCGTTGTCGACAATGGCTCGGTCTTCCGGTTCTCCCCAACCCATCCAAAACGACCGGTTCAGTTCCTTGGGGGCACCCAGTCCAGCGCGCAGAACAATTTCTACGCATTGAATCTGAACACCGGATACCACCCGCTGGAAAAAGACGGTCCGGAAAACCTTGAACTCTTGGATCTGGAAGAAGCCGAGAAACACCCTGAGTCACTTCGGTATATCGCAAGCACCTATGACAGGGAAACAGGTTCGCTTACAGAGAGCATCAGAAGTGTGGGCCACAAGGTCATTACGTTCAATGGCATCCTCAAATATGATGCATTCCCCCTTGCCTCTATCGTAAAAGACATCCTGGAGCTGGGAACCCATGCAATGAGCACTCCTATCGAGATTGAGTTTGCTGTCAATCTAAACAGAAAAGCTCCCAAAAAACCTGAGTTCAGCCTCCTGCAGATCCGCCCGATTGCACAGGGAAACGAAGAAAACGATGTACAGATTTCCGATATGGAAAGAAAAGAATCAATTGTATATTCAAATGTCATCATGGGGAACGGAAAGATTACCGATATAAAAGACCTGATTTATATTAAACAGGAAACCTTTGACCCCGCAAAAATGCATGCAATGGCTTTGGAACTGGATATGCTCAATGCAAACATGGTACTCGAGGAGAAAGACTACGCCCTCATCGTGGCAGGGAGGCTCGGTTCCTGCGACCCTTGGCTGGGAATCCCCGTATCGTGGTCGCAGATTTCCCGCTCCAGGGTAATCGTCGAGACAGGATTCCCGGGGTTTCAGGTAGAACCGAGCCAAGGGACCCATTTCTTTCAGAATATGACCTCCCTGGGTTGCATCTACATGACAGTAAACCCTTCTTACAAGGCAGGGAAACTGGATTTCGAAAAACTCAAGGATTATCCGGTTTTCGAACAAACCAACCATTTCCTCCATATACGGACAGAAAAGCCGCTTACCATCAAGGTAAACGGCTTCAAAGGAGAAGGGGTGCTCTGCCTATAACAGCCTAACGCTCGACCTGCTGCAAAAAAGCATCCCAAAGGTTGTCATGCTGCGGGTCGGCAACAATCTCTACTTCTGTTTTCTTCACCGGATGTAAAAAAGAAATCTTTCTTGCATGCAGGCAGATTCCCCCGTCAGGATTGCTTCTCGATGCCCCATATTTCAAGTCACCCTTGATATGCAGGCCAATTGCTGCCAACTGCGCCCTTATCTGATGGTGGCGCCCTGTATGCAATTGGATTTCCAAAAGGAAATAGGTCTTGGAAGAAGCAATCAACCGGTAGTCCAGCTTTGCAAGCTTACTACCTTTCCTTTCGACGGGAGTGGCAATGCTCTTGTTCGGCTTGGGGTCCCGTATGAGATAATGGACAAGTGTCCCTTCATCCTGTGGGGGAACCTTATCGACTATAGCCCAGTAGATTTTCTTAACTGCACTACCTTTGAACATTTCATTGAGCCGGACAAGGGCCTTTTCTGTCTTTGCATATACGACAATACCGCTGGTTGGACGGTCAAGGCGATGAGGAATCCCCAGATAGACATTCCCTTCCTTGTGATAGGTATCCCTCAGGTATTGCTTGGCTTTGTCAGCAAGGGTCTGGTCTCCTGTAGCATCCCCTTGGACCAACTCTCCGCAAAGTTTATTCAAAACCAGCAGGTGATTGTCCTCAAAGAGAATCCTCTCTTGTATGCCCATTATTCTTTCTCCTCATCGAACAACGTCGGTTCGCTCTTATTCTCATGCACAATTTCCTTCACTCCCCTGAGGCGGATCGTGGCAATATCCTTGACAACGATTCGGACCCCATTGGCTTTGACACCCTTGGTCAGGTAATCGGAAAAGTAGAATTTCTCTTCAAGGATCCTCAACCCGGGCTTTGGTTTGTAGGTAACTGTCAGCTCTGCATTCGGAAGCGTAGAGAGCTTGACCAGCTTGTAGTTTCCCTCGGGAACCAACGGATATACCTTCTTCAGCGTATAGGAACTTATCTGGCATCGCTTCAAAAAGAGATATTTATAGGTTTTTTCCTGGTAGAGTAGCGTAAAGGTAACTTTTGCAAGCTCACTTTTGTCAGCATAGCCGCAAAACAGCAAGCCTTTTCCTACAAATTCTTTCTCCGGGGCATCAATGACCTGGTAGGTTCCATCTTTACGGATAACCAGTACCCGGTCGAATGTACTGACTTCCAGCATCTGGCTTCCCGTCTTAACCCCATATCCCAGATATCCGTTTGAAGGGTCATATTTGACCGAAAGGTTCCGTTCGGCAACTTCCTTGATGGCGATAGTCTCGAAACTGTTTACCTTGGTTTTCCTTTTATGGAGTTCGGTTCCCAGCATTTTCTTGAGTTCCTGGATATAATCCAAGGCATACGCGACAAGATTGGCGAGTTTTTTCTCGATTTCGTGTAACTGGCTGTTTATACCCTCGATTTCCTCACGGTTTTTCTCAATATCGAATAAGCTTATCCGCCGTATGGGAATTTTGAGCAACCGCTCGACATCCTCGTCATCGATAGGCCTGAAAAGCTGTTCGGAGAAAGGTTTGAACCCAGAGACGACAGCTTTATTGACTTCGTCGGCACTCTTTTTCTGTTCAATCCGCTTATAAATCCGTTCTTCTATGAAAATGCGTTCCAATGTCCGAGCATGGAGCCTGTCGATAAGGTGTCCTTTTTCCAGTTCAAGCTCAGCTTTCAATACTTCAATCAGATGATGGGAATGGAACTCGAGGATTTCTGATATTCCCATGATCGTCGGGAGATTGTCGCGGATTACCAGAGGGTTTACCGAGATTTTCGTCTCGCAGACCGTATAGGCATAGAGGGCATCGATAATATCCTCTGCATACGTATTGCGTGCAAGATTAATCTCGATATTGACCCTGTCAGATGTATAGTCGTTGATCGAACTGATCTTCAACTTGCCTTTCTTTGCCGCATCCTCAACTGAATGGATCATCATCTCACTGGTAGTCCCATAGGGCAGTTCCTCGATAATGATCTTCTTCGGGTCGGAAGTGTTCAGCTTTGCCCTGATCGATACAGTACCCCTGCCATTCTGGTAATCTTTCACATCGACGATACCACCCCCGGGAAAATCGGGATACAGGATAAAACTTTCGCCTTTCAGACATGCAGCCATGGCATCGAGAACCTCAAGCGCATTATGGGGAAGAAGAATGGTACTCATCCCTACGGCAATACCGGTAACGCCCTGGATAAGGACTACAGGAATCTTTGCCGGGAAAAAAACCGGTTCCTTGTTTCTTCCGTCATAAGAATCGACAAACTCAGTCAGTTCGGGGTTATAGAGAACTTTCTTCGCAAAAGGCAAGAGACGACATTCGATATACCTGGCGGCAGCGGCACTGTCCCCGGTCATGAAGTTTCCGAAGTTTCCCTGTCGTTCGATGAACAAATCACAGTTGGCAAGGTTTACCAAAGCCTCATAGATTGAAGCATCGCCATGGGGATGATAACGCATGGACCACCCCACTACGTTGGCTACCTTGTGGAATTTTCCATCATCCATCTCAAACAGGGAATGTATGATTCTCCGCTGGACAGGTTTGAAGCCGTCCATCAAGTCAGGTATTGCCCTTTCTTTGATAACATAGGAAGCATATTCAAGAAAATTTTGTTTGAAAACCGATTGTGCCTGTGCCATCAGATTAAGTTCTCCATGATAAAGTCTCTCCGCTGGGGTGTATTGTTGCCCATGTAGAACTCAAGGGTCTTGTGCATTTCGTTCATTCCAGGGATAGATACCGGGACAAGTCGGATTTCTTCGCCTATGAACTGACCGAACTCCTTGGGGTCGATCTCTCCGAGGCCCTTGAACCTGGTCACCTCGCTGTTACGGATCTGTGCAATCGCATTGTCGCGTTGCTTTTCCGAATAGCAATACACTGTCTGTTGCTTATTCCGCACCCTGAATAATGGGGTCTCGAGGATATACAACCGGCCGGCAAGGACAAGGTCCTCGAAATAGGTTAAAAAATAGGTCATCAATAGGTTACGGATATGAAATCCGTCGTTATCGGCATCGGTTGCAATGATAACTTTCCCATAGCGGAGCCCCTCGACCCCATTCTCGATCCCTAAGGCAACCATCATGTTATACAGCTCGGCATTCTTGTAGATTTCAGTCCGTTTCTTACCAAATACGTTGAGAATCTTGCCTCTCAGGCTGAACACCGCCTGCGTCATGACATCACGGGTTTTCGTTATGGTTCCAGAGGCAGAGTCCCCTTCGGTGAGAAAGATTACCGAACGTTCGCATTCATCCTGATGGGAGGTACTCTGTCCGAGATGGTATTTGCAATCCTTGAGCTTAGGAATGTTCAGAGATACTTTCTTTGCCGATTCCCTTGCCCCTTTTTTCACTTCGTTGAGCTCTTTGCGAAGCGTCTCATTATTGATGACTTTCTGGTTGAGTTTGTTGGCGTCCTCAGGATTCTTCAATAAGAAATCAATGATCGCATCCTTGACCTCACTTACTATCCAGGACCGTATCTCGGTATTACTCAGCTTGTTTTTTGTCTGCGATTCGAAGACGGGATCCTTTACCTTGATGGCAATGGCCCCCACTATTCCATCGCGTACATCCTGGGGAGCCCAGTTTTTCTTGAAATACTCGTTTATCCCCTTGAGTATACCTTCTTTGAAAGCACTCTGATGAGTCCCCCCATCATTGGTATGCTGCCCATTCACGTACGAAAAATAGTTTTCCCCATAGGAACCGGGAAGATGGGTAAAGGCAAACTCAATCTGCTTTGAGCGGCTGTGGATAATCGTATACAGCGATTCACTCCCCACTTCCTTGTCGAGTAAATCAAGCAAACCATGGGCTGATTTATACACTTTGTTATTGAAATCGATGGAAAGCCCCGTATTCAGGTATGCATACCCCCATATCCGGGAAATGATAAAATCCTCATTGAAGGCATAGTCACCGAACAACTCCTTGTCAGGGACAAAACTTACCATGGTTCCATCGGGTTCAGGACATGTCCCCGTATCTTGGCTTACCAAGAAACCTTTGCTAAAGGAAGCCGAGGAAAATTTTCCTTCCCGATAAGCCGTAACGGTAAAGGAAGAGGAAAGTGCATTTACCGCTTTCGTCCCTACCCCGTTGAGGCCAACGGAAAACTGGAACACATCATCGCTGTATTTTGCCCCAGTGTTGATAATCGATACACAGTCGACGACTTTTCCAAGGGGGATGCCTCTTCCATAGTCTCGAACAGTAACTGTATTGTCTTTGACTTTTACAAAGACCTTGCTTCCAAACCCCATGATAAATTCGTCGACACTGTTGTCGATGACTTCCTTGAGGAGAATATATATGCCGTCATCGACATGGGTACCGTTGCCTAAACGGCCGATATACATGCCAGGACGTTTTCGAATATGTTCCAACGCACTTAGGGTTTGGATTTTTGATTCGTCGTAGGTAGATTGTGCCATAGCACACGATTATAACAGATTTACCCTACAAAGGCAAAAGCATCGAAAAGAGATATTGTCTTCAAATAATACGTACTGTAAGCTATGAACATGAATAATCTACTGTGTATCTATCTCATCCTGTGCACCCTCCATTTGACATTCCTGAGCGAAGGATTGCCTAGATTATCCCATACTACCAAACTATTGCTCATGCCAGCCCTGCTCGCCTATTTCCTTTCCCTCCAGACAGAGGGTGGAATTTCAACCCTTTTGGTAACGCTTGCCCTTCTTTTAGGAACCATAGGCGATGCCTTCTTGCTCAACAACCACAAGGGGAAACTCTTTTTTGCAGGAATGGGCAGTTTTTTCCTTGGTCATATCTGTTATGGTACCTATCTGGCCCTACACTACAAAAGCGGCGTCTACCTCTTGGTGGCTGCACTGTTTTTACTCTATCCCTTGTTTCGTATCATCAAGAGCCTCCAAGTACCTCCCTATGGCGTGTGTCTGGGAATTTATGCTACCATACTTGCAGTACTCATTGCCTTGAGCGCAGGAAGCGGTTCACTTTTTTGTACCCTTGGAGCCATTGCCTTTTCTTTTTCCGATTATTTCATAGCAAAGGACACCATTGGGGAAAAAACCTATAGTCCGACTGCAGTAATGGGAACCTATACGTTGGCACAGCTGCTTTTAATCCTAGGGATTCTATCAATACAGGGGGTATGGTGAGATGCCAGAATGGAAAAAATTTACCTCGGTCCATAAACAGAAAGAAGGATTGAGCCCGGGAACCCTTGTGTATGTAGGAGATACGGAAAGCGAAGAAACTGTCGTCGTAACCCATTTCTTCAATGAAAACGACTATATATGCAGCAAGGGCATGGAAGAACCGGTTGAGGGAAAACGAACCTGGGTCCAGATATCAGGACTATCCGATATCAGGACCATTGCAGAGATTGGCAAACGGTATAATATCTCCAACCTTAGCCTTGAAGATGCCCTCTCTACCGACCAGCGGCCGAAAATCGAATTTGCCAGTACCTATTTCTTCATTACCATGAGGATCCTCGACACTCCGGACAAAACAGAAGAGCAAATAAGTTTCTTTGTAGGCAAGGACTGGCTTGTTTCGATAAGCGAACATACAAGCGATGTATTAAACCCTGTCATAAAGCAACTGGGTAGTGAAGACAACCGACTGAGAAGCAGTACACCAGACAGGCTTGTCCATGCGCTCACAGACAGGATAGCAGACCAATATTTGGTCAGGGCAGATGAACTGGATATGCAAACCGAAGCCTTGGAAGAACTGGTAGTAAACCAAGCTGAAAAAGTGACGGCTTCCATGATTCACAGGCACAAAAGGGCCATTCTCCACCTCAGGAGAATTTCCATGCCTCTTAAGGAGCTTTTCAACACCCTGTCAAAAGGGGAAACGCCTTTTGTCAGTGCATCTTCCGTTCCCTTCTTCCGGGATACATTTGACCATGTGCTTTGGCTCTCCGAGGAATGTGAGACACTGAGGGATACCAGCCAAGGACTCATGGAAGTCTATATCTCTAGCTTGGATATGAAAATGAATAGGATTATGAAAGTGCTTACAATCATATCGACCATATTCATACCGATTACCTTTATTACCGGTATGTATGGGATGAACTTCATCCATATGCCCTATATAACAAAAACAGCCTGGGGATTCTCCTTTGTCATAGGTTTTTGCATAGTGCTCTCTATCTGGATGATTTTCTGGTTTAAAAAGAAAAAATGGTGGTAACGGCAAATCTCGAGGGAGTTTCCCTCAAAGTCCTCACCGAGGCCTTCAACGCAGCCTTTGGCGATTACCATTTCTCGCAGCAGATGAGTGAACAGCAACTCAACGAGAACCTCACGCGCAACGGGTACGAACCAAACGCCTCGACTGGTCTCTTTGACGATGCAAAACTTATCGGATTCGTGCTAAACGGAATCAGGGACAACCAAGCCTATGACTGTGGGACAGCAATTATCCCCGCTTTCCGAGGTAAGGGATATTCCCACCTGCTCATAGAAAAAACCCTTGAATCATTGCATCAAAACTATATCGATTCCTGGATTTTGGAAGTCCTTAGCGAGAACACACGGGCAAAAGAGCTCTATATGAAAAAAGGCTTCCTCTTGCTGCGAAAATTCAATTGCTATTCACTTACCCAGAAGCTAGGGCCCCCAGATGGTTCTGTTACCCTTTCACTTGAAAACCCATCCCTGCTCGAAAAGAAGACGGATTGCAGCCCAAGCTGGCAAAACAGCAACGATTCGGTACGGGCAGGACTGATCGGAGTTTGGTCAATTCAATCACAAGGGGAAAAGGCTGGCTATCTTTGTTTCTCCAAAAAAACTGGTTCGATAGCCCAATTATTCATATACCCTAGCTTTAGAAACAAAGGAATAGCGAATGAGGCTATCAAATATGCCCAAACATTGTCCCAAACCAAAACCTTGAAGTACATCAACATCGATGCAGCGTACACTCCATTGAACCGATTCCTCACAAAAACAGGGTTTACCCTTCTCACGACCCAGGAGGAACTCATCATGGATTTTAGCGGCAAAAAGGAATAGGGAACTGTAAAACCGATGCAAGAAACTACCTATACAATTCGCCTTCTTCAAGACGGAGAGGAACCTGAGCTTTTAGCTCTCATGAGAGCTACTTTCGAACCAAGCATGGAAAAAATCTTCTATATCCATCCAGCATCGACGCTCGTTGCAGAATACGATGGCCAGCTTGTTGCCGGAATAAACCTTGATATCTACCCTGTAAACAAAAATACAAAGATGGGATATATAGGTTGGCTCTACACAGCTAGCAGTCATAGGGGAAACGGCCTTGCAGGGAAACTGATCGAGCAGGCACTTCCCTTCCTCAAGGAACAGGGTTGCACCGATGTGTGTGCCTGCGTTGAGGGTGACAACCCCTCATCCTTCAAACAGCTCGTCAGACAAGGGTTCTCCATCCTATCGTTGAAAGAGCAGGTACAGCTGTTTCGTTTTGGCATCCTGAAAGTCTACAGACATGCCTCGCGTTTCTTTGACATGGGTTATTTCCTCTATCATTACTGCCTTGCAGATCCCAGTGAAACACTCTCGGAACAAACCCCTGCAAAAGCCTTTGCCCTGACCCTGCTTGGCAATACAGTCCTATGGGTAGTTTGTCTCAAAGGATGGAATCTCTTACATCTGGTTGGAATGTTTACAGGGAATCCCCAGTGGGCAAGTGGACTTACCGAAGGTTTCAATGGGCCACTGGTGGGAGGACTTCCCGTTGTACTCCTCCTTGTCCCCCCTCTGTTTCTGATAATCAGAACCCTGGCAATGGAATTAAGTGCGAAAATCCAAAAGATAGACCTGGTTTACAAGGGATGGGACACCGCTTGGATAACAGCCTTTCTATCCTCTTTCCTGATTGGTTTTCCCTTTCCTGTACCGGGGAACCTGTATATCGAGGGAAATGACTGGGATACGAAAACCATGCAACCTAAACTTACTATGCTAGCTCGTACTTCCCAGCTGGCCATTGGGATCGGGTGTCTGTTTTTTGCAGATAGTTTTGCCTTACGGTATCCTCTCACTTTGCTTGCTCTCGATACGTTGTTTTTCTTCTACCCGTTCTGTGGGTTCAATGCCCGGAGGCTTCATTTCGGCGGGCCTGCAACCAAGACAAGCTCTTTGGCTTTACTACTTGCCGTTTCGCTCTTTGTATTGCTATAATACAGCATTATGGATGACCCGTTACCTAGAATAGGGGGTTCGAGAGAACTCCCCGCCAGTTTACCTGCGGCAATGGTGTGCAAATGAACACACAATTGATAGCAATATGTATTTTGTTGGTTTTGTCTGCAGTCTTTTCTGCCACAGAAACCGCATTCACCTCGCTTTCCTATATTCAACAGAAAACCCTGGAAAACAAAAGAAGCCGTAGCGCGAGAATGGCCTACAAACTATGCCAGAAAAGCGATGTTCTCATTACCACAGTCCTCGTGGGGAACAATGTGGTAAATATCAGCGTATCCTCGCTGGTAACCACTTACGCATTAAGGGTGTTCGGGAATAATACGGTAGGGTATGCAACAGGCCTTTTGACCCTCGTTATCCTTATATTCGGGGAAATCACTCCAAAACAGATTGCCTTGAACCATAACATGAAAATTGCGACCTTCATGGCCTATCCCATCAGATTTCTCACCCTGGCCCTTTTTCCTGTCATATGGCTGCTGAGAATTTTATCCAAGGGAATCACTCACCTCTTTGCAAAAAATACAGAACCTAGGATTACTGCCGAAGGCGTAATGCATATGGTCGATGCGGCAGAGGATTTCGGGGTTGTCGATGAATATGAATCAGGGCTCATGCAAAGGGCCATCCATTTCAGCGCGATGCAGGTCAAAACAATCATGACCCATAGGACCGATGTATTCTGCATCAACGACGAAATGAGCATAAGGCAGGCCTTTCCGCTAATCGTGGAAAGCGGCTTTTCGCGTACCCCAATCTATCATGGCAATAGCGAGGATATCACCGGTATCCTTTTGATACGGGATATTCTCAGGGCACAGATTGAAGGAAACCTCGACGAGCGTGTTATAACAATTGCGAGAAAACCCGCATTTGTCCCAGAACAGATGCATCTTGATGATGTGTTTTTCCTTTTCAAGAGAGACAAACTCCAGCAGGCAATCGTATTGGATGAATATGGCGGATTCAGTGGGGTAGTTACCATGGAAGATGTCGCAGAACAACTGTTCGGGGAGCTGTATGACGAACATGAAAGCAGGTTCCCTGAAAGGATTGTCGAGAGTGAGCAGACTCCTGGGACCTATAGGGTCATGGCCGACACTCCCTTTATGCAGCTTATCGATGAACTTTCGCTCCATTATGCCCCCAACGGAAAAACAAGTACCGTCGCGTCGTATCTGATGGATCTCACCGGAGACATTCCCCAGGAAGGCGATATTTTACAATCGCCGTTAGGAACCTTCAGGATCATAACCATGAAGGGAAACAGGATGGAAGAGGTTGAGTTTTCCCCGACGGTAGACGACGGAACACTGTAGAAACCGTTTTGTTGCTCGCATAAAGAGCGGTTGACGTTGACGGAAAATTGATGCAAATGTATGATTGCTCTCATGAGCAAATATCCTTTCCATGAAATAGAAACCAAGTGGCAGAAGTACTGGGAAGAAAACCAGACTTTTGCAGTAACTGAAGACATCTCCGTCCCCCCTGAGAAACGAAAATATGTCCTGGACATGTTTCCCTATCCCTCCGGAGCTGGCTTGCATGTAGGACACCCTGAAGGGTATACCGCCACAGACATATACTGCCGGTATCTAAGGATGAACGGATACAATGTCCTGCATCCGATGGGCTTCGACTCTTTCGGGCTACCAGCAGAGAACTATGCCATCAAGACAGGGACCCACCCCAAGGCAACTACGGAAA
The sequence above is a segment of the Sphaerochaeta pleomorpha str. Grapes genome. Coding sequences within it:
- a CDS encoding DNA topoisomerase IV subunit B, with translation MAQSTYDESKIQTLSALEHIRKRPGMYIGRLGNGTHVDDGIYILLKEVIDNSVDEFIMGFGSKVFVKVKDNTVTVRDYGRGIPLGKVVDCVSIINTGAKYSDDVFQFSVGLNGVGTKAVNALSSSFTVTAYREGKFSSASFSKGFLVSQDTGTCPEPDGTMVSFVPDKELFGDYAFNEDFIISRIWGYAYLNTGLSIDFNNKVYKSAHGLLDLLDKEVGSESLYTIIHSRSKQIEFAFTHLPGSYGENYFSYVNGQHTNDGGTHQSAFKEGILKGINEYFKKNWAPQDVRDGIVGAIAIKVKDPVFESQTKNKLSNTEIRSWIVSEVKDAIIDFLLKNPEDANKLNQKVINNETLRKELNEVKKGARESAKKVSLNIPKLKDCKYHLGQSTSHQDECERSVIFLTEGDSASGTITKTRDVMTQAVFSLRGKILNVFGKKRTEIYKNAELYNMMVALGIENGVEGLRYGKVIIATDADNDGFHIRNLLMTYFLTYFEDLVLAGRLYILETPLFRVRNKQQTVYCYSEKQRDNAIAQIRNSEVTRFKGLGEIDPKEFGQFIGEEIRLVPVSIPGMNEMHKTLEFYMGNNTPQRRDFIMENLI
- a CDS encoding PEP/pyruvate-binding domain-containing protein — its product is MYKLDPTWLPFSNLMLRHIYNVLLICSDYDRFLLEEDGRVEEELYLEYTQLGLNNPPKITHTNTGEEALQLLKERKFDLVITMLDLGSDPVEQLAFDIKAIQSDMPIIVLSPSSSHRRNKTIKGALCPAIDYFFYWQGDPTIFLAMIKLVEDSMNVEHDTQEADVQVIILVEDSIRFYSSYLPLMYTCLIQQNRSSILEALNNWGKTLRMRGRPKIVLARTYEEAIGLYTKYKHNILGVITDMSYSREGKQDTEAGLELSRTIFFDNPEIPILIQSTDLTLREECENLGVSFIWKLSPTLLAELNKFMNIQFGFGPFIFRDPTTFKELARAETMRDLQRMLPSIPPDSFAFHCRRNEFSRWLRAQSLYVLASKIKGLQIPEKGDSGEVQQQLIEIIRSYRTERTKGVIAQFSRNNYDETLFFSRIGSGSLGGKGRGLAFIDMELRSSGILDKYPNIYLSIPRTVVVTTDQFSQFLEDNALTDIISSEMPDNNLLKIFLSKPLSSELVLNLSEIIQVIRQPISVRSSSLLEDSHFQPFAGVYETCMIPNCGNDKQRLDELCDAIRCVWASTFFRRAKEYLKATDHMMEDEKMAVVIQQVIGSEHGSYWYPNISGVARSLNYYPIGGEKPEDGVGMLSFGFGKSVVDNGSVFRFSPTHPKRPVQFLGGTQSSAQNNFYALNLNTGYHPLEKDGPENLELLDLEEAEKHPESLRYIASTYDRETGSLTESIRSVGHKVITFNGILKYDAFPLASIVKDILELGTHAMSTPIEIEFAVNLNRKAPKKPEFSLLQIRPIAQGNEENDVQISDMERKESIVYSNVIMGNGKITDIKDLIYIKQETFDPAKMHAMALELDMLNANMVLEEKDYALIVAGRLGSCDPWLGIPVSWSQISRSRVIVETGFPGFQVEPSQGTHFFQNMTSLGCIYMTVNPSYKAGKLDFEKLKDYPVFEQTNHFLHIRTEKPLTIKVNGFKGEGVLCL
- a CDS encoding GNAT family N-acetyltransferase — its product is MVVTANLEGVSLKVLTEAFNAAFGDYHFSQQMSEQQLNENLTRNGYEPNASTGLFDDAKLIGFVLNGIRDNQAYDCGTAIIPAFRGKGYSHLLIEKTLESLHQNYIDSWILEVLSENTRAKELYMKKGFLLLRKFNCYSLTQKLGPPDGSVTLSLENPSLLEKKTDCSPSWQNSNDSVRAGLIGVWSIQSQGEKAGYLCFSKKTGSIAQLFIYPSFRNKGIANEAIKYAQTLSQTKTLKYINIDAAYTPLNRFLTKTGFTLLTTQEELIMDFSGKKE
- a CDS encoding lysoplasmalogenase family protein, with the translated sequence MNNLLCIYLILCTLHLTFLSEGLPRLSHTTKLLLMPALLAYFLSLQTEGGISTLLVTLALLLGTIGDAFLLNNHKGKLFFAGMGSFFLGHICYGTYLALHYKSGVYLLVAALFLLYPLFRIIKSLQVPPYGVCLGIYATILAVLIALSAGSGSLFCTLGAIAFSFSDYFIAKDTIGEKTYSPTAVMGTYTLAQLLLILGILSIQGVW
- a CDS encoding DNA topoisomerase IV subunit A, which translates into the protein MAQAQSVFKQNFLEYASYVIKERAIPDLMDGFKPVQRRIIHSLFEMDDGKFHKVANVVGWSMRYHPHGDASIYEALVNLANCDLFIERQGNFGNFMTGDSAAAARYIECRLLPFAKKVLYNPELTEFVDSYDGRNKEPVFFPAKIPVVLIQGVTGIAVGMSTILLPHNALEVLDAMAACLKGESFILYPDFPGGGIVDVKDYQNGRGTVSIRAKLNTSDPKKIIIEELPYGTTSEMMIHSVEDAAKKGKLKISSINDYTSDRVNIEINLARNTYAEDIIDALYAYTVCETKISVNPLVIRDNLPTIMGISEILEFHSHHLIEVLKAELELEKGHLIDRLHARTLERIFIEERIYKRIEQKKSADEVNKAVVSGFKPFSEQLFRPIDDEDVERLLKIPIRRISLFDIEKNREEIEGINSQLHEIEKKLANLVAYALDYIQELKKMLGTELHKRKTKVNSFETIAIKEVAERNLSVKYDPSNGYLGYGVKTGSQMLEVSTFDRVLVIRKDGTYQVIDAPEKEFVGKGLLFCGYADKSELAKVTFTLLYQEKTYKYLFLKRCQISSYTLKKVYPLVPEGNYKLVKLSTLPNAELTVTYKPKPGLRILEEKFYFSDYLTKGVKANGVRIVVKDIATIRLRGVKEIVHENKSEPTLFDEEKE
- a CDS encoding GNAT family N-acetyltransferase yields the protein MQETTYTIRLLQDGEEPELLALMRATFEPSMEKIFYIHPASTLVAEYDGQLVAGINLDIYPVNKNTKMGYIGWLYTASSHRGNGLAGKLIEQALPFLKEQGCTDVCACVEGDNPSSFKQLVRQGFSILSLKEQVQLFRFGILKVYRHASRFFDMGYFLYHYCLADPSETLSEQTPAKAFALTLLGNTVLWVVCLKGWNLLHLVGMFTGNPQWASGLTEGFNGPLVGGLPVVLLLVPPLFLIIRTLAMELSAKIQKIDLVYKGWDTAWITAFLSSFLIGFPFPVPGNLYIEGNDWDTKTMQPKLTMLARTSQLAIGIGCLFFADSFALRYPLTLLALDTLFFFYPFCGFNARRLHFGGPATKTSSLALLLAVSLFVLL
- the corA gene encoding magnesium/cobalt transporter CorA encodes the protein MPEWKKFTSVHKQKEGLSPGTLVYVGDTESEETVVVTHFFNENDYICSKGMEEPVEGKRTWVQISGLSDIRTIAEIGKRYNISNLSLEDALSTDQRPKIEFASTYFFITMRILDTPDKTEEQISFFVGKDWLVSISEHTSDVLNPVIKQLGSEDNRLRSSTPDRLVHALTDRIADQYLVRADELDMQTEALEELVVNQAEKVTASMIHRHKRAILHLRRISMPLKELFNTLSKGETPFVSASSVPFFRDTFDHVLWLSEECETLRDTSQGLMEVYISSLDMKMNRIMKVLTIISTIFIPITFITGMYGMNFIHMPYITKTAWGFSFVIGFCIVLSIWMIFWFKKKKWW
- a CDS encoding RluA family pseudouridine synthase; protein product: MGIQERILFEDNHLLVLNKLCGELVQGDATGDQTLADKAKQYLRDTYHKEGNVYLGIPHRLDRPTSGIVVYAKTEKALVRLNEMFKGSAVKKIYWAIVDKVPPQDEGTLVHYLIRDPKPNKSIATPVERKGSKLAKLDYRLIASSKTYFLLEIQLHTGRHHQIRAQLAAIGLHIKGDLKYGASRSNPDGGICLHARKISFLHPVKKTEVEIVADPQHDNLWDAFLQQVER